One region of Manduca sexta isolate Smith_Timp_Sample1 chromosome 25, JHU_Msex_v1.0, whole genome shotgun sequence genomic DNA includes:
- the LOC115445442 gene encoding uncharacterized protein LOC115445442 isoform X2, protein MCNITIDSRVLKSKSGKTFGQIKSPSIEGPSSCSYFLQPDAGQRVEIQLYRLVSVGRFNGSSCVGGWIQLGSASAVRTDGAVETRLCGANERYTPPVVLFADHGASMLEFKITERTVRSQFLAFFSFTSLSNTQGVGFHPKGGSRIPHTDCDWLYQDVSCRGPGACVLASPGYPGLYPPHRRCRYLFATNSVHTRVKIIFTSILLPRNHCTTDYLTLRAGSSPSASLLGSLCSERTATLEHPGPNLLLEFNSGPLVPPYDYNGFIAKLEFIERVDSSGAPPTVIPASPPLAALTHHNLENGDGASIDGNGGSNEVFGSSGGRMGCGATIRGFGPGGLRSGHFDTRATSWRSQCAIHLIGASTDVVQVSLFNYNLRLQSCRSHIEILEGLHEFNTRERGDRSERGDRALLRVCGPAVREARDPSGRFLIRQAVTSKGANLTILVRRASSQTVDEEEFVDGAFAFHDEQHEGTASPDATCAATHYGLAAPAHGGVSAPSHHHIFWNIEERLLCTHRFIPASNQSVTIEIQHLDRMWSAEPTGTVGASGCRTACGDAGCECRSTTPLYYHDHIALVAGDGTHLSCLCGDFRPVWLPVVVRSWTSVRLEYSVAHYTYASRGFDYAAAYSFNDDATCGQRTYTTHSGEISSRNVSVTGCLNEFFYQQCTWVLDSNVERQLFIDISSEQDKSCGSWNITLHEWSGPGAQSDAGLAGAAGELLYTFCARHKNHTYTLPWRLNTVVIRLVALSRQQPLYTIRWRSQVVRANNRLGPPTPAPAASAGANTLFLSNTFIHSFIVLFFRNNILMI, encoded by the exons TTGTGTAGGAGGATGGATACAGCTAGGCAGCGCAAGCGCAGTGCGGACGGACGGCGCCGTGGAGACGCGATTGTGCGGCGCCAACGAGCGATATACGCCTCCAGTCGTCCTGTTTGCTGACCACGGAGCTTCCATGCTTGAGTTTAA AATAACCGAGAGGACGGTGAGATCGCAATTCCTAGCATTCTTCAGCTTTACGTCTTTGAGCAATACGCAAGGCGTGGGCTTTCATCCGAAAGGCGGCTCGAGAATACCACACACGG ATTGTGACTGGTTGTACCAAGATGTGTCGTGTCGCGGTCCGGGAGCGTGTGTTCTCGCGAGCCCCGGTTATCCGGGTCTGTACCCGCCTCACAGGAGGTGCAGGTACCTCTTCGCCACCAACTCAGTTCACACAAGGGTCAAAATCATCTTCACTTCCATATTACTTCCTAGAAA CCATTGTACGACGGATTATCTTACGCTGAGAGCCGGCAGCTCGCCGTCGGCCTCTCTGCTAGGGTCGCTTTGTTCAGAAAGGACCGCTACTTTAGAACACCCTGGGCCGAATCTACTGCTAGAATTCAA ttcaggGCCATTAGTGCCTCCGTACGATTACAACGGGTTCATCGCGAAGTTAGAGTTTATTGAGAGGGTAGACAGCAGTGGTGCGCCACCTACAGTTATACCGGCGTCGCCTCCGTTAGCTGCGCTTACGCATCATAATTTAGAGAACG GTGATGGTGCATCCATAGACGGTAACGGGGGATCAAACGAAGTATTCGGAAGCTCCGGCGGTCGTATGGGCTGTGGCGCGACCATTCGCGGGTTTGGCCCCGGCGGATTGAGGTCCGGCCATTTTGACACAAGGGCCACATCGTGGCGCAGTCAATGCGCTATACATTTGATAGGAGCGTCTACTGATGTGGTGCAAGTTTcgctatttaattataatttaag GTTACAAAGCTGTCGATCTCATATTGAGATCTTGGAGGGGCTTCACGAATTTAATACTAGAGAAAGGGGAGACAGGTCTGAGAGAGGAGACCGGGCTTTGCTCAGGGTATGCGGGCCCGCTGTGAGGGAAGCCAGAGATCCTTCTGGAAGGTTCCTTATACGTCAAGCTGTGACATCGAAGGGTGCTAACTTAACGATTTTAGTGCGGCGAGCATCTTCACAAACTGTGGATGAGGAGGAATTTGTAGATGGCGCTTTTGCTTTCCATGACG AACAACACGAAGGTACAGCGTCTCCTGACGCGACATGTGCCGCCACACATTACGGTCTGGCTGCGCCTGCGCATGGTGGTGTCTCTGCCCCTTCACACCACCACATATTCTGGAATATTGAAGAGAGATTGCTTTGCACTCATCGGTTCATACCAGCCTCCAATCAGAGCGTTACTATTGAG ATCCAACATCTAGATAGGATGTGGAGTGCCGAGCCCACGGGCACGGTGGGGGCGTCCGGTTGCAGGACGGCATGTGGCGACGCTGGTTGCGAATGTCGCTCGACTACGCCACTCTACTACCACGACCACATCGCGCTGGTCGCTGGCGATGGTACTCATCTATCCTGCCTCTGTGGAGATTTTCGG CCGGTGTGGTTGCCGGTGGTTGTTCGGAGTTGGACCAGCGTGCGTTTAGAATACTCCGTGGCTCATTACACGTACGCGAGCCGTGGGTTTGATTATGCAGCTGCTTATAGTTTCAATGACGACGCCACCTGCGGACAACGCACGTACACAACGCATTCTG gtGAGATATCGTCGAGGAACGTGTCCGTTACCGGCTGCCTGAATGAGTTTTTCTATCAGCAATGCACTTGGGTTCTCGATTCCAACGTCGAGAGACagctttttattgatatctcTTCTGAGCAG GATAAGTCGTGCGGCTCGTGGAACATAACGCTGCACGAGTGGTCCGGGCCGGGCGCGCAGAGCGACGCGGGCCTCGCCGGTGCCGCCGGCGAACTCTTGTACACGTTCTGTGCGCGCCATAAAAACCACACGTACACGCTGCCCTGGCGACTTAACACTGTCGTTATAAG GTTGGTAGCCCTGTCGCGACAGCAACCGTTGTACACGATAAGATGGCGGTCGCAAGTGGTACGAGCTAACAATCGCTTGGGGCCACCGACGCCCGCGCCCGCGGCGTCAGCGGGGGCCAACACGCTGTTTCTATCAAACAcctttattcattcatttatagTGTTGTTTTTCAGAAACAATATACTAATGATTTAG